One Paroedura picta isolate Pp20150507F chromosome 3, Ppicta_v3.0, whole genome shotgun sequence genomic window carries:
- the LOC143831941 gene encoding uncharacterized protein LOC143831941 codes for MIRCTLHLPPPFCSATSESNMESSSQASSVPATGRGPTWRDAEIRDLIGIFSEEKIQDAFQSSHRNREVFEQVAIKMRALGHNRTGLECRSKTKTMRAEYMRAVNHNKGSGNEKVTCPYFEEQRQLYGDGEGSGRPKRVGRSLKVVRKPAAPVEEPPAEEDPGEGTSSSFRPPPPVQQRAAESVTLDLIAIAPGEPEEAPEQTPLASETQLPGTGPLESPAAPDVDSDSGASTNIDFIPGTQEEEQPGLLGPPARRRRIQIQDEVLSDEEEEPPLAPGSPPPRGALPAEERLTRERGRLRRVSVLTSVGERLLEHCYEESRRAAAADQAMLTLIAQEGRKLRAVLRETNQILREGVEEVRLIRRLMERAVVVMERAYPPQIAPAPPPPPTPPPPPPPTPTPPLPAPTPPTPSQNASTQTRRRTILGKRKIKPADKYSPS; via the exons atgatccgttgcaccctgcaccttccaccaccattttgctcagctaccagcgaaagcaacatggaatcgtcttctcaagcctcgtccgtccctgcaaccggccgtggcccaacttggagggacgcggagatcagggacctgatcgggattttctcggaggagaaaatccaggacgcgttccagtcctcccacaggaatagggaggtattcgaacaagtggccattaagatgcgcgccctgggccacaacaggaccggccttgaatgccggtcgaagaccaagacaatgagggcagagtatatgcgtgccgtgaaccataataagggttccggcaacgagaaggttacctgcccctacttcgaggagcagcgccagctgtacggagacggggaaggatccggcaggccgaagcgcgtcggccggagccttaaggtggttcggaagccggctgccccggtcgaggaaccacccgctgaggaggatcccggcgagggcacctcgtccagctttcgccctccaccccccgtccagcaacgagccgcggaatcggtaacgctggacctcatcgccatcgctcctggggagccagaggaggctcctgagcaaacgccccttgcctccg agacacagttgccagggacggggcccctcgagtctccagcagcacctgacgtggatagtgattcgggggcatcaactaacattg atttcatacccggaacacaggaggaggaacagcctgggttgcttggacctcctgcacggcgcaggcggatacagattcaagatg aggttctttcagatgaggaggaggaaccacccctggctccaggcagcccaccacctagaggtgcgctcccagcagaggagaggcttacgagggaacgcggcaggctgaggcgcgtctccgtcttgacaagcgtgggagagaggctccttgagcactgctatgaggagtcacggcgtgccgctgccgctgaccaagccatgctcacactcattgcccaggaggggagaaaattgagggcagtccttagagagacaaaccaaatcctacgcgaaggcgtggaggaggtgcgactgataaggagactcatggagagggctgtagtggtcatggaaagggcctaccctccacaaatcgcccccgcccccccaccaccacccacaccaccacccccaccaccacccacaccaacaccaccacttccagcacccaccccaccgactccctctcagaatgcctccacccaaacacgaaggaggactattctcggaaagaggaaaataaaaccagcagacaagtactccccctcctag